The sequence GAAATAAAACACGTTGTTGAGCATTTTCTAGCTGAGCACGATATTTTGCAGAGAGTTTGCTTCCTATTGATTCAAACTGTTCTTTTACTAAAGGGACTTGAGCTTCTACGTGCCTTGGAGAGCTACTACACGCTGTTAAGCTGACAACCAGCCCACAACAAACTAAAGCTCTTAGCATACGAATTCACTCCTAAAGATATAAAGACATCAAAGATTAATCTAACGTTACATTTATATGACTATTACAAGCTCAGATTAACTTGATACAAGAAAGCCATAGTTTCGGCGCTCAGTATACAATTGGATTCTTAATAGATAAACCATTTTAATATCCCTCGCCATACATTTTCTTTTACAATAGGTAACTTTACTCATAGAATGTTCGTGTGCTTAGGCACAATTCATCGATGATAATTTTTGAATTTACAAGGAACTACAATGAAACATATTGCTCTAGCAATGTTAGTTGCACTAGGTGCTTCCTCAACTGCTTTCGCAGCAGGTGAAACAACTGGTACTGCGGCTTCTACAACTGGTTCTACTACAGGTGCTGCGACAGCAAGTACTACAGCTGGTGCTGCTGGTGCCGCTGGTGCTTCAGCCGCTGCTGTTGGTGTTGCAACCACTACCGCGATTGCTGTAGGTGCTGCTGTCGCTGTTACCGCTATTGCTGTTGTTGCTTCAGATAATAATGATGGCACTTCTGGTACAGACGGTACTCAGTAATCATTATTTTTTCTAATAAGAAATACCCTTAGCTAAGTCTAGGGGTGTTTTTTTTGTAATTGCTTTAGCGTTCTGCACGATAATGCTTCTTGGATTCACGGATGTCTCAGTTCCATAAATTAATATTCATACTATCTCTATTCTCTCTGTTTGGCTGCAGCCAAAAATTTTCTGATACCAACGCAACTGTAAAAGAAGCGCTTTTTGGCTTTAGTGATGTAAAGTTATCAGCTAAAGAGATAGACGCTCTTCCATATGCGAGCCTTTATGCTCGCATCAACGATGGTCAACAGATATTCATGGTCCTCGCTCTTGCGGAAGAAAACCCTGAAACTGGTAATATTCAACTTAAATGGCTCTCTGCCGATAAAGCAATGATCGCCACTGAAAACGGTAGAGTCGTTAAAACTCTTCTGCTGCCAGAGGCTAATTTGGTAAACTTATCTTCATCTCACCAATTGTCAGGCCCATCCACATCA is a genomic window of Vibrio japonicus containing:
- a CDS encoding YjbF family lipoprotein; the protein is MSQFHKLIFILSLFSLFGCSQKFSDTNATVKEALFGFSDVKLSAKEIDALPYASLYARINDGQQIFMVLALAEENPETGNIQLKWLSADKAMIATENGRVVKTLLLPEANLVNLSSSHQLSGPSTSNANWQALYDWQPGYHYSKKADVTSRYLGDNSINTVLWNKNTHHILETVTFPNTSQSMENEFWVDEQGNVVKSAQWVIPDTLFIELEILKPFLTDGS